The genomic stretch CAGGGAAATATTGGTTCCCTCTCCCATTGCTTCGTCCCCGTCACCCCGCATTCCTACTGTAACGAGCTTTTCCCAGTTTTTGCTTCTTTCGAGTCCGGATTTCCAGAACTTCTTTAAAACTTCTGCATTTTTAGCATAATCCCAGACATTAGGGAGGTTATTTTTTTTGATATATCTGTGCCAGTCGGTTTGTGCCAAAGCCATAGGCTCATGGTGGGAAGTTCCCATGACAATACCCATTTCATTGGCTAACGGCCCGCTCAGAGGGTCATCGTCATAGAATGCCTTTCCCCACATTGCCGGCCAGATATAGTTTCCTTTAAGACGCAGAATCAGTTCAAAAACTTTTTCGTAGAACTTACTGTTTACTCCGCCAAAAGTTGCTCTTGCCCAGCCTCCCAACGAAGGTTCTTCATCATTAAGGAAAATACCGCGATACTCTACAGCAGGCTCGCCGTCTGTGTAAATTCCTTTTTTAAAGTATACATTATCTTTTTTCTCAACCGGAACATCTGCCCAATAATACCAAGGTGAAACACCTATCTGCTTAGACATTTCATAAATTCCATAAATCGTTCCTCTTTTATCACTTCCTGCAATCACAATGGCTTCAGAAACGCCCGGAAATGGATTACTGACATTCTGAATGATATATTTTTCCCTTTTCCCTGTTAATGCTTTTCCATCCAGCTTTTTTTGACGAATTAAATGATCAATGGTCTTGCTTTTACCTGCTTCACCAATAATGATGATCATTCCGTTCAAGCCAGAGTTTTGGGAAATAAGATGAGGCTGAACACCGGTTACTTTTTGAAAATCAGATTGAAGGTTCGCAACGGCCCGCAGAATTCCTTTATCCGAATCACTGTCTGAAAAAAGCATCAAACCTGAATTGCGCTCTTTCAATACCATCGAATTTTCTGTCTTGGCAAAAGAAATAAATGGTTCGGTTGCTTTTACAAAAAATATAAACAACAACGTAAGAAACAGCGAAATGTTTTTTGTAAAATTCATACTATATCTTTTTGATTTTAATTTTTAAATAAATTCAGATCCACAAATTCTCCCATTCTCCTGTAGCCGGCCTCATTGGGGTGAAGAAAATCATGATCGTGCATATTGTTTAAGATGACTTCCGGATTTTCACTTTGCATGTGTTTTGCAAAATCGATGACGGCATCAAACTTCCCGCTGTTCCTGATCCAGTCGTTTACTTTTTTCCAGGCCTCGATACGGAAAGGTTTGTCGTAGAACGACTTTGCAAAAGGAAGAATCGTTGCTCCGTACACTTTGATTCCGTTAGCATGTGCCTTATCAATCATCACCTGATAAGCAGCAATCAGTTCTTCTGTTCTTTTGGAAGCGTCATCAGGATCTCCTATTCCTCCCAGATCATTCACTCCTTCCAGAATGATCAGCCATTTTACGCCCTGCTGATTGAGGATGTTATAATCGAAACGGTCTAATGCTGTAGGACCCAAACCACCATGCACTACACAATTCCCACCAATCCCGAAATTAAGGACACTTATATTCCTGGTAGAAGGATTAGCCAATAACCGCTGAGAAAAAATATCCGGCCAGCGATTCTGTCTGTTGGTTCCCGATCCTCTTCCATCTGTAATGGAATTCCCCATAATAGCCACCGCATACGAGGGTTCAACGGTCTTTACATCGATGTTAAAAAGCGAATACCAATGATCTGTTTTTACAGGATTTTTAAATACTGCAGCATTGGCCTGCTCACCTTTAACAATAAAAGAGGTTGTTCTTGACCCCGGATGTCCGGTGACAGATTGGGTTACTTTTGTATAGGAAATTGTAATAGCCAGTAACGAATTAGGCTTCAGGTTAAAGTTCACTTCATCAGAATAAATATCGGATCCGGGAGCAATTTTAAAACTGTTTTTCTTCTCAAACGTTAATGATCTGATGCTGGTTGCATCCACATTACTGCTATCGGACGGCACGGCAATAGAAACGGTTTTTACCTCCAGGCTATCCATGGAATATTTGTTGGAGAAACGTAGCCGCAGTTTTTTCCCACCCACAGATACACGCACAATCTGACGCAGGGTGTTCCCCGAAAGCCCTGGTTCCGGCGCAAGGTTTTTAGGTTCCACCAATTGGGGAGCTGTTGCCCAGGTAGTGAGCCACTGGTCTTTGGAAGACTGTTTTTCCAGACTCTGTGAGGAAGAGCAGGAAACCAAAAATCCCGAAATGATAAAGATATATAAGTTTTTGAAGCGCATTTTTCCTGTTTTATTATATTAATCTCTAATTTCTTATTACAAATCCTCCGTTCGGCTGAATTTCAATTGTAAAGTCGCCTTTTGCATTTACTTTCACTTCTTTCTCTGATGTATTTCCTTTTGCATCATCATTGATAAGTTGCAAGTTTTTCCCGGCGAACATCGGAAGTTTTATTTTCAGTTTTTGGGATTGCTTTTCGGCATTTACCCCTGCCACATACCATCGATCCGCATGTCTTCTCGCAACCACGGCATATTTCCCGGGATAGCCATCTATGAAAACTGTCTCATCCCAAAGTGTCGGAACTTCTTTCATGAAGCTGAGCTGAAATTCCGGAGCATCGGTCAGATTATTCGGCATGATCCCAAACATCTGAACGGGATTCTGAAACAGTACTGCTGTAGCCAGCTGAAAGCCATCTGTGGTATGCCTTTTATTTTTGTCTCTGTTGGATTCTGTTAAATATTTGTTGAGGAAAGTTCCGCCAAACTCCATGCTTCCCACTGTATTTCTGATGAAAGGATGAAGTGTGGCAAAAAAAGCTTCCTGTTTCCGTACATCTTCTGAGAAATAAAGCATTTCCGAAGCAAGAACAGCTTCGCTTCCTGCATAATTCGGGTACATCACTTCCCAGCCTCTCGGGACAGTGGCTCCATGGAAAATAATGGTTAATCCAAAATCATTGGCGTCGGAAAGAATATCTTCGTACAGACGCATGGTTTCCTGTTTATCTCCTCCGAAGAAATCGACTTTCAGTCCTTTTACGCCTGCTTCTTTCAGCCATTTCATTTCCTTTTTCCGTTCAACGGATGAACTCATTTTATTTCTCGGTCCCATCGGTGCGTCATTGGCTGCTCCATTGGAATTGTACCAAAGTAATACTCCCACGTTTTCCGATTTTGCATATTGAATAAGGTTTTTCATTCGTTCTTTTCCAATATTTTTATCCCAAAGCGCATCCATAAGAATAAACTGATATTTCAACGCAGCAGCAAGGTCTATGAATTTCACCTGATCATCATAGTTCATACTTTTGTCCTGCCAAAGAATCCAGCTCCAGGTAGATTTTCCGAACTGATACTCCTGTGAAGGCTCATACATCGGATCTACCACATCAAAAGGAATGGTAGTTTCTACGATGGGTTTCAGGGAGCTGCCTACTGTAATTGTTCTCCACGGTGTTTTTCCGGGAAGAGAAACGGCTGCTCCGGTACTTCCGAAACCGTTATTTTCAGCAATGTTCGGATAAGCGACTTTGTAAAGATTTTTTTCTGCTGTGGTTTCAAGGTGTGAAGCACAATACGTACTGTTCACTCCTGTCTCGGAAAGCAGTACCCAGCCCTCATTTACAATATGGAACAGGCCAGGGAAAACGTATCCATAATCGGATGGCATTCCTAGCTCAGCATCAGCTTTATAGCCACTTTCATAACTTGGCGCTGTACGGGCAAATCCCGTCATCGGCTTCATCATAGGTGAAAGAAAAGTAGTCGTCTGTGACGGAAATCTGTACCCTGTGGATTCTGACTGTATCACAACACTCAGCCGTTCTTTCATCGGTGGAATATTGTAGCGGAAAGCAATATTGTTGTTGCTCACCTGAAATTCAATGACTATCTGATGCTGGTCTGTATTACTGAAGTTAACGAATAAAGTATTGGCCTTATAATCAATCTCAGATTTTTTGATTTTTTCGTTCGTATATTTCTTAGAAACAATATCCTTTTTGCTGTCCATAAATTTCAGATCTTTTGAAAAATCGGACTCATTGGTTACCAGGCCCAGCGGGGATTTTTCAAGCATTGCTTTTCCCAGAAGGATAACATTATACGATGCTTTTCCCTCTTCTGAAAAAACCTGAAGCTTCAGGTGTCCATCCGGACTTGAAATCTCTGCTACCTGTGCAAAACCTTTGCTGATCAGAAACAGGCTGAATATGATATATAAAACTTTTTTTCTCATAACTCATTATTTTCAAGAAAGGTCCAGTAATCGAAATACATAATATCTGTTGAGGCTTTTCCATTGAATACAAAGTACAGATCATGAATGCCGGTAATCTTTTCAGCCATCTGAACTTTTACGGTTTCCCAGCGGTCATCTCCACCCGTCAGCGGAACCTTTACCGTTGCAGCAACCGGGCCGTTCACAGCATCCAGATGAACGGTCATTGTGACGTCACTGTTATGGGTAGTTCCTACTCTTGCAGAGAAGGCAGCAGCTCCTTTTTTCCGGAAATCTACATTCTTTACACTGCTATAAGCTCCATTTTTCTTTGCTTTGATGAAAACACCAGCCTCTTTATTCTGATAGGATTTTACATTTTCCGACCAGGCAATCATTTCTGCCTGATTGAATGAATAAGGATTAACTGTCGCGATAGCTTTTGTAATTCCGTTGGTCATTTTAAATGGTGAGATGGAACCGTCTTTATTGAATGTAAGCTCTTCCAGACTTACCGATCTTGTAAAACCGCTTCCGCCTGGCAATGCCCCATTGTGATAAAAGAAATATGTTTTCCCCCGGAAATCAATAACACCGGGATGATTGGTGAATGATTTCCCTTCAGTAGGCATTACAATTCCTCCATATTTCCATGGTCCCTGTGCTGTTTTACCTGTAGAATATCCTATGAATTCAGGAAGCGGACCACCCGGCCAGAAAAGATAATACAGGTTTTTCCTTTTGTACAGCCACGGGCCTTCCTCGTATTTTGTGGGTCTTTCCGGGTTAGGCTTTCCGTCCCTTTTTCCAAATGATTCTTCGGTCATCGGAACTTCTGTAATATTTCCGGAATAGGAGATCATATCTTCATTCAGCTTTACGTATTTTAATTTAGGATTTCCCCAATACATATGAGCCTGTCCGTCATCATCCACAAAAACGGTGGGATCAATATCTCCCCATTCGCTCTGAACAAGAGGTTTTCCCAGCGGATCATGAAAAGGTCCAAACGGACTGTCGCCAACGGCAACCCCTATAGCGCCTTTGTTATTGGTTTTGGACCACATCGGAACGTATAAAAAAAACTTCCCGTTTCTTTCTACACATTGTGCGGCCCAGGCATCACGTTTTGCCCAGTCGAAATCTTTATACGAGAGAATTGTTCCGTGATCTGTCCAGTTGACCATATCATTGGTGGAATACACTTTCCAGTCGTTCATGGTAAACCAGGTGGAATCATCCTCATCGTGTGTCGTGTACACATACAGCCTGTCATTGTACACCATTGGTGCCGGGTCTGCAGTATAATTGGTCTGAATAATAGGGTTCTGAGAAAGTAATATTCCCGAATATCCTGTTAAACAGAGATTAAGTATTGCCTTTATTGTTTTTTTCATATTTAACTTTTATTTGAGCACTAAGGCCGCTATCACCTGTAGGAGCTAAATGGTTGAATTATTAAGGTTTTCGAAATTTGGTTTCTCATATTTTTATAGCTATTTTAACCACCCCGTCAAAAAATCTTCGATTTTTTGCCACCCCTCCAAAGGAGGGGAATTTTTATCTTATTTTTTCTGAAAGCTCCAGTAATCGAAATTAAATAACTTTCTTCCTGCCGTAATATTTTTCCCCTGGAACACAAAATAGACATCATGAACACCGGAAACAGATTCTGAAATTTTTGAGGTCAGGGTTTTGAACTCTTCCCAGCCACCGGTTCTCGGAATTTCAATCTCGGCTATTTTTGGCCCTTTAACATCATCCAGATGAACTTCCAGAATTCCGCCATCAATTCCTGCGGCAACGGAAGCTGAAAATCCTGAAGTTCCCTTTTCAAAATCTACCGAACGGACCCTGATATATCCTCCTGCTCTGGCATCGGAGACATACACTCCGGTTTTTCTGTTTTCGGAAGTGCTGCATTTTTCCGACCATGCCATAGTTTCGGCTTCGGTTCTCTTGTATGGATTTAAGGTTCCAGCCGGAGCTACACCTTCTTTGGTCATTATAATCTTCGGAATAGTCCCGTCAGCATTATATCTGAATTCTTCTACAGCCGTTGAGCGTCCGTAGCTTCCTCCGGCCGGCAATAATCCGGTATGGTAAAACAGGTAGGACTTTCCTTTGAAATCGATAATTCCGCCATGGTTGGTAAAGCTGTTAGTAGGCTGGTCGGTCATTATTTTCCCCTGATATTTCCACGGCCCGGTTGGCGATGGGCTGGTTGAATAGGATAAACATTCTGTTCTTCCGGTCATTCCGGCGTACATCATATAATATTGATTGTTTCGCTTGTAAAGCCATGGTCCTTCTACATATACATCATCAAATTTTTCCTGCTTTTGCAGAACCTCATCACTTTTCCCGGGACGTCTCAGCCCGCCGAAAGCTTCCACCGATTGTGGAATTTCTGTGATTTTCCCCTGATAAGAAGTCATATCTTTATTGAGCTTCACATAAAATAATTTACTGTTTCCCCAATACAGATAAGCCTGTCCGTCATCATCTGTAAAAACCGTCGGGTCAATATTATCCCAGGTTCCGGTTGAAATCAGAGGTTTTCCCAAAGCATCTCTGAAAGGCCCTGTAGGACTGTCAGACACCGCAACCCCAATAGCCATATTGTTGTCAACAGTCTGTACACAGATATACCAGTAGAATTTACCGTTTCTTTCAATACACTGTGCTGCCCAGGCTCTGTCCCGCGCCCAGCTGAAAGACTCTAAAGAAATAGGTGAACCATGGTTTGTATAATTGACCATATCTTCCGTGGAATACACCCGCCATTTGGTCATCGTATAAAAATCAAATCCCGGCTGATCATCCCCTGTATAAACATACATTTTCCCTTTATAGACCATGGGAGCAGGATCAGGTGTAAAATGGGTCTGAATAACCGGATTCTGTGCAGCAATACCAATCCCTGCCAACAGAAAAGAAAGTGTGATATATTTTAAGTTTCGTTGATTCATATCTTAATCTTAATTATTTGAGTGAAATGAATTTATAATAGGCAACGCCATGTGCCGGAATGTCCAGTGAAAGACTTTTTTTGTCCGTATTGATTTCTGCAATATCCTTCTGTCTCCAAAGGTCACGAACCGTCTGAACGCCGGAAATTCCTAATTTTTTGAAATCTTTATATGACATTGTCACTTTTTCTCTTCCGAAATTAGCAAAAGCCACAGCTTTGCTTCCGTCCTCCAAATCTTTGACATAAATTCTGAGCTCACCAATGGTCTGCAAACAAACACCCTGTTTTCCCAAAGCATCCTGATTAACGGCAATAACTTCGTCATTCGTCAGAAGGTTTAAGGTGAAATCATCAAGTTTCTCAAGGTCACAGCCAATCAGCAACGGGGCTGAAAAAATACTCCACAGACTCATATGAAGATACTGTTCATCAGGCTTCAACCGGCTCTGATGTGGATTTCCCCAGCCGACAACGCCAACAACCAGCATATCCGGATCGTTCCGGTTTCCGGGTTTCGCAAAAGGAGCTGCCTTGTCCTGAGCAAGGGCAATATTCTTTACGCTTGACCAGGTATCTGTAATATCGTTGGTGGTACGCCAGGATTGTGCACTGACCTCATCACCCCACTTCCATACATCACCCATTCCGTATTGGCAGAGGTTATACACGATGTCTCTCGGCTGCTGTTTCAAAAGACTTCCCATCAGTTTGAATGGTTTCACGCCTTTATCCGGATCCCCACCACCTTCAAAAGCAAGAGAAGGAACTTTATTGG from Chryseobacterium indologenes encodes the following:
- a CDS encoding SGNH/GDSL hydrolase family protein — its product is MRFKNLYIFIISGFLVSCSSSQSLEKQSSKDQWLTTWATAPQLVEPKNLAPEPGLSGNTLRQIVRVSVGGKKLRLRFSNKYSMDSLEVKTVSIAVPSDSSNVDATSIRSLTFEKKNSFKIAPGSDIYSDEVNFNLKPNSLLAITISYTKVTQSVTGHPGSRTTSFIVKGEQANAAVFKNPVKTDHWYSLFNIDVKTVEPSYAVAIMGNSITDGRGSGTNRQNRWPDIFSQRLLANPSTRNISVLNFGIGGNCVVHGGLGPTALDRFDYNILNQQGVKWLIILEGVNDLGGIGDPDDASKRTEELIAAYQVMIDKAHANGIKVYGATILPFAKSFYDKPFRIEAWKKVNDWIRNSGKFDAVIDFAKHMQSENPEVILNNMHDHDFLHPNEAGYRRMGEFVDLNLFKN
- a CDS encoding glycoside hydrolase family 97 protein, with the translated sequence MRKKVLYIIFSLFLISKGFAQVAEISSPDGHLKLQVFSEEGKASYNVILLGKAMLEKSPLGLVTNESDFSKDLKFMDSKKDIVSKKYTNEKIKKSEIDYKANTLFVNFSNTDQHQIVIEFQVSNNNIAFRYNIPPMKERLSVVIQSESTGYRFPSQTTTFLSPMMKPMTGFARTAPSYESGYKADAELGMPSDYGYVFPGLFHIVNEGWVLLSETGVNSTYCASHLETTAEKNLYKVAYPNIAENNGFGSTGAAVSLPGKTPWRTITVGSSLKPIVETTIPFDVVDPMYEPSQEYQFGKSTWSWILWQDKSMNYDDQVKFIDLAAALKYQFILMDALWDKNIGKERMKNLIQYAKSENVGVLLWYNSNGAANDAPMGPRNKMSSSVERKKEMKWLKEAGVKGLKVDFFGGDKQETMRLYEDILSDANDFGLTIIFHGATVPRGWEVMYPNYAGSEAVLASEMLYFSEDVRKQEAFFATLHPFIRNTVGSMEFGGTFLNKYLTESNRDKNKRHTTDGFQLATAVLFQNPVQMFGIMPNNLTDAPEFQLSFMKEVPTLWDETVFIDGYPGKYAVVARRHADRWYVAGVNAEKQSQKLKIKLPMFAGKNLQLINDDAKGNTSEKEVKVNAKGDFTIEIQPNGGFVIRN
- a CDS encoding glycoside hydrolase family 43 protein, with amino-acid sequence MKKTIKAILNLCLTGYSGILLSQNPIIQTNYTADPAPMVYNDRLYVYTTHDEDDSTWFTMNDWKVYSTNDMVNWTDHGTILSYKDFDWAKRDAWAAQCVERNGKFFLYVPMWSKTNNKGAIGVAVGDSPFGPFHDPLGKPLVQSEWGDIDPTVFVDDDGQAHMYWGNPKLKYVKLNEDMISYSGNITEVPMTEESFGKRDGKPNPERPTKYEEGPWLYKRKNLYYLFWPGGPLPEFIGYSTGKTAQGPWKYGGIVMPTEGKSFTNHPGVIDFRGKTYFFYHNGALPGGSGFTRSVSLEELTFNKDGSISPFKMTNGITKAIATVNPYSFNQAEMIAWSENVKSYQNKEAGVFIKAKKNGAYSSVKNVDFRKKGAAAFSARVGTTHNSDVTMTVHLDAVNGPVAATVKVPLTGGDDRWETVKVQMAEKITGIHDLYFVFNGKASTDIMYFDYWTFLENNEL
- a CDS encoding glycoside hydrolase family 43 protein — its product is MNQRNLKYITLSFLLAGIGIAAQNPVIQTHFTPDPAPMVYKGKMYVYTGDDQPGFDFYTMTKWRVYSTEDMVNYTNHGSPISLESFSWARDRAWAAQCIERNGKFYWYICVQTVDNNMAIGVAVSDSPTGPFRDALGKPLISTGTWDNIDPTVFTDDDGQAYLYWGNSKLFYVKLNKDMTSYQGKITEIPQSVEAFGGLRRPGKSDEVLQKQEKFDDVYVEGPWLYKRNNQYYMMYAGMTGRTECLSYSTSPSPTGPWKYQGKIMTDQPTNSFTNHGGIIDFKGKSYLFYHTGLLPAGGSYGRSTAVEEFRYNADGTIPKIIMTKEGVAPAGTLNPYKRTEAETMAWSEKCSTSENRKTGVYVSDARAGGYIRVRSVDFEKGTSGFSASVAAGIDGGILEVHLDDVKGPKIAEIEIPRTGGWEEFKTLTSKISESVSGVHDVYFVFQGKNITAGRKLFNFDYWSFQKK